One window of Streptococcus troglodytae genomic DNA carries:
- a CDS encoding Mini-ribonuclease 3 has protein sequence MTRSVDVNFINGIALAFEGDAIYSTYIRKHLIFQGLTKPNQLHRKATRYVSAKAQAMLITKMLEAQLLSEKEEDIYRRGRNANSHTKAKNTDVVTYKMSTGFEAVMGYLHMTEQIERLEELIVWCIQTVENEYSELNKG, from the coding sequence GTGACTAGGTCAGTTGACGTTAACTTCATCAACGGAATCGCCCTTGCTTTTGAAGGGGATGCCATTTATTCTACTTACATTCGGAAACACTTGATTTTTCAAGGGCTTACCAAGCCTAATCAACTGCACCGCAAAGCGACTCGTTATGTGTCAGCTAAGGCACAGGCTATGTTGATAACTAAGATGTTAGAAGCGCAACTTTTGAGCGAAAAAGAAGAAGATATTTACCGTCGCGGACGCAATGCCAACAGTCATACCAAGGCCAAAAATACAGACGTCGTCACCTACAAGATGTCAACAGGCTTTGAGGCAGTTATGGGCTATCTCCATATGACCGAGCAAATTGAGCGGCTGGAAGAGCTGATTGTCTGGTGTATTCAGACAGTTGAAAATGAATATAGTGAATTGAATAAAGGTTAG
- the rlmB gene encoding 23S rRNA (guanosine(2251)-2'-O)-methyltransferase RlmB, translating into MRYKDFTENTDIVYGVHAVMESLQANTGNKLYIQNDLHGKNVDKIKNLAAKKKVPISWTSKKTLSDMTKGAVHQGFILRVSAFAYTEFEMILKKAEQEDNPLLLILDELNDPHNFGSILRTADATNVTGIIIPKHRAVGVTSVVAKTSTGAVEHVPIARVTNLGQTLDKLKAAGFWIFGTDMNGTPSTQWNTSGKLALIIGNEGRGISHNIKKQVDEMVTIPMNGHVQSLNASVAAAILMYEVFRNRK; encoded by the coding sequence ATGAGATATAAAGACTTTACAGAAAATACCGATATTGTCTATGGCGTTCATGCTGTAATGGAGAGTCTTCAAGCTAATACAGGGAACAAACTCTATATCCAAAATGATTTACATGGTAAAAATGTTGATAAAATAAAGAATCTGGCCGCGAAGAAGAAAGTTCCTATCTCTTGGACGTCCAAGAAAACTTTGTCTGACATGACAAAAGGGGCAGTTCATCAGGGGTTTATCTTACGTGTATCAGCCTTTGCTTATACAGAATTTGAGATGATTTTAAAAAAAGCGGAGCAGGAAGATAATCCCTTGCTTCTTATTCTAGATGAGCTTAATGATCCTCATAATTTTGGTTCAATCTTGCGTACAGCTGATGCAACCAATGTGACTGGAATCATTATTCCTAAACACCGCGCGGTTGGCGTGACATCTGTTGTTGCTAAAACATCAACTGGTGCAGTGGAACATGTCCCCATTGCTCGTGTGACCAATCTTGGCCAAACCCTTGATAAGTTGAAAGCAGCTGGTTTTTGGATTTTTGGGACAGATATGAATGGGACACCCTCAACTCAGTGGAACACTTCTGGAAAGTTAGCTTTGATTATTGGCAATGAAGGCCGAGGCATTTCTCACAATATCAAAAAGCAGGTTGATGAGATGGTGACAATTCCTATGAATGGACACGTTCAAAGTCTCAATGCTAGTGTAGCCGCTGCTATTCTCATGTATGAAGTTTTTAGAAATCGAAAGTAA
- a CDS encoding DegV family protein gives MTFKILTDSTADLPESWTQENDVQVLGLTVQLDGITYETVGPNRLTSDILLEKIAAGSKPTTSQVNVGQFESYFRQAAENEQEVLYIAFSSVLSGTYQSAVMARDIVLEEYPQASIEMVDTLAAAGGEGYLAMLAAQAREEGKSLQETKELILEVGPRLRTFFLVDNLYHLMRGGRLSKTSAVVGSLVNIKPLLWLDASGKLVPLAKLRGRKKGMKEMLKRATADVAHDTAVVAYANDSEAAENLKEQLLANEKIKNVVTLPLGPVISTHVGPNTLAVFTIGKEAR, from the coding sequence ATGACTTTTAAAATTTTGACCGATTCAACTGCTGATTTGCCAGAAAGTTGGACACAAGAAAATGATGTTCAGGTGCTTGGTTTAACCGTCCAATTAGATGGCATCACTTATGAAACGGTAGGTCCCAATCGGCTAACCAGTGACATTTTATTAGAAAAAATCGCTGCTGGCAGTAAACCAACGACTAGTCAAGTGAATGTTGGACAGTTTGAATCTTATTTCCGTCAAGCCGCTGAAAATGAACAAGAAGTGCTTTACATTGCTTTCTCATCTGTTTTATCAGGAACTTATCAGTCTGCTGTTATGGCTAGAGATATTGTTTTAGAAGAGTATCCACAAGCAAGCATTGAAATGGTTGATACTTTAGCAGCAGCTGGTGGAGAAGGCTACTTAGCAATGTTGGCAGCTCAAGCTCGCGAAGAAGGAAAATCTCTTCAGGAAACCAAAGAATTGATTCTTGAGGTAGGACCACGTTTGCGAACCTTCTTCTTAGTGGACAACCTTTACCATTTGATGCGAGGAGGCAGACTCTCAAAGACCTCGGCAGTTGTAGGAAGCTTGGTTAATATCAAGCCTTTATTGTGGTTGGACGCCAGTGGGAAATTAGTTCCTCTTGCCAAATTACGCGGTCGTAAAAAAGGAATGAAAGAAATGCTTAAACGGGCAACAGCTGATGTAGCTCATGATACGGCTGTTGTAGCCTATGCCAATGATAGTGAAGCTGCTGAAAATTTGAAAGAGCAATTATTGGCAAATGAAAAAATTAAAAATGTGGTCACACTACCTTTAGGTCCTGTCATTTCAACACATGTGGGACCAAATACTTTAGCAGTCTTTACCATCGGTAAGGAAGCCAGATAA
- the smuR gene encoding transcriptional regulator SmuR, with product MKNLRLKAARAGKDLSQQALADLVGVSRQTIAAVEKGDYNPTINLCIKICKALDKSLDELFWEE from the coding sequence ATGAAAAATTTACGTTTGAAAGCTGCGCGTGCCGGTAAAGATCTGTCTCAGCAGGCTTTAGCTGATTTAGTTGGAGTATCTCGTCAAACGATTGCAGCTGTGGAAAAAGGGGATTACAATCCGACAATTAACCTTTGCATCAAAATTTGCAAAGCTTTGGACAAGAGTTTAGATGAGCTGTTTTGGGAAGAATAA
- the rplM gene encoding 50S ribosomal protein L13, which yields MNKTTYMAKPGEVERKWYIVDATDVPLGRLSAVVAGVLRGKNKPTFTPHTDTGDFVIVINAEKVKLTGKKATDKIYYTHSMYPGGLKQISAGELRSKNAVRLIEKSVKGMLPHNTLGRAQGMKLKVFVGSEHTHAAQQPEVLDITGLI from the coding sequence ATGAACAAAACAACATACATGGCTAAGCCAGGTGAAGTTGAACGTAAATGGTACATTGTTGATGCGACTGATGTCCCTCTTGGACGCCTATCAGCAGTTGTTGCCGGCGTACTTCGCGGTAAAAACAAACCAACATTCACACCTCATACAGATACAGGTGACTTCGTTATTGTTATTAATGCTGAAAAGGTTAAATTAACTGGTAAAAAAGCAACTGATAAGATCTACTACACTCACTCAATGTATCCAGGTGGATTAAAGCAAATCTCTGCTGGTGAATTGCGTTCTAAAAATGCTGTGCGTTTGATTGAAAAATCTGTTAAAGGGATGCTTCCGCATAACACTCTTGGACGTGCGCAAGGTATGAAATTGAAAGTCTTTGTTGGTTCTGAGCACACGCATGCTGCACAACAACCAGAAGTACTTGATATTACAGGACTTATCTAA
- the rpsI gene encoding 30S ribosomal protein S9: protein MAQAQYAGTGRRKNAVARVRLVPGTGKITVNKKDVEEYIPHADLRLVINQPFAVTSTEGSYDVFVNVVGGGYAGQSGAIRHGIARALLEVDPDFRDSLKRAGLLTRDARMVERKKPGLKKARKASQFSKR from the coding sequence ATGGCACAAGCACAATATGCAGGAACTGGTCGCCGTAAAAACGCTGTCGCACGCGTTCGCTTGGTACCGGGTACTGGTAAAATTACAGTAAACAAAAAAGATGTTGAAGAATATATTCCACATGCTGACCTTCGCCTTGTTATCAACCAACCTTTTGCAGTAACATCTACTGAAGGTTCATATGATGTTTTCGTTAACGTTGTTGGTGGTGGTTATGCAGGTCAATCAGGAGCGATCCGTCACGGAATTGCACGTGCGTTGCTTGAAGTTGATCCAGACTTTCGCGACTCACTCAAACGCGCTGGTCTCCTTACACGTGATGCTCGTATGGTTGAACGTAAGAAACCAGGTCTTAAGAAAGCTCGTAAGGCTAGCCAGTTCTCAAAACGTTAA
- a CDS encoding rolling circle replication-associated protein has protein sequence MINGVQQKIIQTSSYIEVWEYEKPIRYGFSKKDQFLYRKNESDELTRYKRLAKTRQNARYELMRLIDTNYCDKTTKFLTLTTQENIQNRQEFNLLFDKFMKRLNYNAFKSKKKLLKYVAVLEKQKRGAYHIHILLFNLPYIPYEKLQKIWKLGSVWINIVDIDSKDNRGKYITKYMEKGIAQELLEHKGKKSYYSSNNLTKPTQLRILDDESIDNLVSDKHIAYQNEYTAKLKINGEWVENKVIYHKIKI, from the coding sequence ATGATCAATGGAGTACAACAAAAAATTATCCAAACATCTTCCTATATTGAGGTGTGGGAATATGAAAAACCGATAAGATATGGATTTTCAAAAAAAGATCAGTTTTTATACAGAAAGAATGAATCCGATGAACTAACGAGATACAAACGCCTTGCAAAGACAAGGCAAAATGCAAGGTACGAACTCATGAGACTTATTGATACGAATTATTGTGATAAAACGACCAAATTTTTAACACTCACAACACAAGAAAATATCCAAAATCGCCAAGAGTTCAATCTGCTGTTTGATAAATTTATGAAACGTCTGAATTATAATGCCTTTAAATCCAAAAAGAAACTTTTAAAATATGTAGCTGTTTTGGAAAAACAAAAGCGCGGTGCCTATCATATTCATATCTTACTTTTCAATCTTCCCTATATCCCTTATGAAAAACTTCAAAAGATCTGGAAATTAGGAAGCGTATGGATTAACATAGTTGATATAGATTCAAAAGATAACCGAGGAAAGTATATTACAAAATATATGGAAAAAGGAATCGCTCAAGAACTTCTTGAGCACAAAGGAAAAAAATCCTACTATTCCTCAAATAACTTAACAAAGCCTACCCAACTTAGAATTCTTGATGATGAGAGTATAGATAATCTAGTTTCTGATAAACACATTGCTTATCAAAATGAATATACAGCAAAACTTAAAATCAATGGTGAATGGGTTGAAAACAAGGTCATATATCATAAAATTAAAATTTGA
- a CDS encoding PTS sugar transporter subunit IIC, with protein sequence MRWFYECRSLLYESMHQVFPLALIYSFSVLIHNLFLSPTSFFSVTADLNLYKNKWILSFTERFLEFDRIVLCLLVGLCMAYFIRLLLKRRQVDSFIPSIVSFLLVWLLFGEVNFDVDNHIAQPIWLFQVLGALVFCGAALLNKKLKHHHFQLLKWLFLSLFVYVTLFWGITTYKIPFLNINYYVQEGFSNLLGNGPSHLFLIIFLSFGGVILFSLGLIVPEVLASPNFSLNVVSENLDAVLNHSIHKVPHLFTLYTVQDAFALYGGVGLLLALGIAILLISRRYRINTSYKMAGLSFVPLLFDQPLPLLLSFPILFQPLLLIPMLLTTLVAELLGACCLAIGLVNPAVYEVPTGTPNFLFGFLASNGDWRYLVVTVIILVISVMIYLPFVKIVLFREVLNEKNSEL encoded by the coding sequence ATGCGCTGGTTTTATGAATGTCGGAGTTTGCTATATGAGAGTATGCATCAGGTTTTCCCTTTGGCCCTTATCTACTCTTTTTCGGTGCTTATTCACAATCTTTTTTTATCACCAACCAGCTTTTTCTCAGTAACAGCTGATTTGAATTTATATAAAAATAAGTGGATTTTGTCCTTTACAGAACGCTTTTTGGAGTTTGATCGAATTGTTCTGTGTTTGTTAGTTGGTTTATGTATGGCTTATTTTATACGTTTACTCCTAAAAAGACGTCAAGTAGATTCGTTTATACCAAGTATTGTTAGTTTTTTGCTCGTATGGCTGCTTTTTGGTGAAGTTAATTTTGATGTGGATAACCATATTGCTCAGCCTATTTGGCTGTTTCAAGTATTGGGGGCACTGGTGTTTTGCGGTGCAGCTTTATTAAATAAGAAGTTAAAGCATCATCATTTTCAATTATTAAAATGGCTTTTTCTGTCCCTTTTTGTTTATGTAACACTTTTTTGGGGAATTACTACTTATAAGATCCCTTTTTTAAACATTAATTACTATGTTCAAGAAGGCTTTTCAAATTTACTGGGTAATGGACCTAGTCACCTCTTTCTTATCATATTTTTATCTTTTGGTGGCGTCATCTTATTTTCTCTAGGTTTAATTGTACCTGAAGTGTTAGCATCTCCTAATTTTTCTTTAAATGTTGTCAGTGAAAATTTGGATGCGGTTTTGAATCATTCGATTCATAAGGTACCTCATCTGTTTACCCTTTATACTGTACAAGATGCTTTTGCTTTATATGGCGGAGTAGGACTATTGTTAGCTTTAGGAATCGCCATCTTGCTTATTAGCAGACGGTATCGCATAAATACTTCTTATAAAATGGCTGGTCTTTCTTTTGTTCCTTTGTTGTTTGATCAGCCTTTGCCTCTTTTATTAAGTTTCCCCATTTTATTTCAGCCTCTGCTTTTGATTCCAATGTTATTAACGACACTTGTTGCAGAATTGCTAGGAGCATGCTGCCTTGCAATTGGTCTTGTCAATCCAGCTGTTTATGAAGTACCTACTGGAACACCTAACTTTCTCTTTGGCTTTTTGGCATCTAATGGTGATTGGCGGTATTTAGTGGTTACGGTTATTATTTTAGTTATTTCAGTCATGATTTACTTGCCTTTTGTTAAAATTGTTTTGTTCAGAGAGGTTCTTAATGAAAAAAATAGTGAATTGTAG
- a CDS encoding alpha/beta hydrolase, producing the protein MKKIVNCSALILVAILLLTMIFWGRNYINISSKTKMKIYNSRMNPTIMVPGSEATQERFNETLASLNKQGKKHSILKLTVHKDNSISYSGQIAASDNRLYIVIAFADNKDSYATIKKQAKWLDHALDELQKKYHFKNFNAIGHSNGGLDWTVYLENYYTKENFHLNTLMTIGTPYNFEVVNSSNHTQMLQDLIAAKDALPDDLTVYNVAGTNSYDGDYIVPITSVETGKYIFQKTIKQYTQITVTGNEAEHSDLPTNKEVLDLISENILNNNRKKVGPKNQN; encoded by the coding sequence ATGAAAAAAATAGTGAATTGTAGTGCTCTCATCCTTGTAGCAATTCTTTTACTGACCATGATTTTTTGGGGGAGAAATTATATTAATATTTCTTCTAAAACGAAGATGAAAATTTACAATTCTCGAATGAACCCCACCATTATGGTTCCGGGTTCAGAGGCCACTCAGGAACGGTTTAATGAGACACTTGCTTCCTTAAATAAGCAAGGAAAAAAGCATAGTATTCTCAAGTTAACTGTCCATAAGGATAATTCAATTTCTTATAGCGGACAGATTGCTGCTAGTGATAATCGTCTTTATATTGTCATTGCTTTTGCTGATAATAAAGATAGTTATGCAACGATTAAAAAACAAGCGAAATGGTTGGATCATGCTCTTGATGAATTGCAAAAGAAATATCATTTTAAAAATTTTAATGCCATCGGACATTCTAATGGCGGTCTGGATTGGACAGTCTACCTTGAAAATTACTATACAAAAGAAAATTTTCACCTCAATACTCTGATGACAATTGGAACACCTTATAATTTTGAGGTCGTTAATAGTTCCAATCACACCCAGATGCTGCAAGATCTGATTGCTGCTAAAGATGCATTACCAGATGATTTGACCGTTTATAATGTGGCAGGGACTAATAGCTATGATGGTGATTATATCGTTCCTATTACCAGTGTTGAGACAGGTAAGTACATTTTTCAAAAAACAATAAAGCAATACACGCAAATTACGGTTACAGGAAATGAAGCAGAGCACTCTGATTTACCAACGAATAAGGAAGTCTTAGACTTGATTTCTGAAAATATTTTAAATAACAACCGTAAAAAGGTTGGACCAAAAAATCAAAATTAA
- a CDS encoding NADPH-dependent FMN reductase, with the protein MNLVGIVGTNSERSTNRKLLRFMAEHFAPQAAIEVLEIKDLPAFNEPENKTAPAAVAAFSKKIAAADGVIIATPEYNHTIPAPLASALEWIAYTSRVLVNKPVMIVGCSLGALGTSRAQAHLRQILDAPELKARVMPGTEFFLGHSEHVLDDDFNLNNPEKTAELEEHFTEFQDFVTVTNQIVRQADTDRKKAFAWEAGE; encoded by the coding sequence ATGAATTTAGTAGGAATCGTTGGGACGAATTCCGAACGTTCCACCAATCGCAAATTACTGCGCTTCATGGCCGAACATTTTGCTCCTCAGGCGGCTATTGAAGTTTTGGAGATCAAAGATCTGCCTGCCTTTAATGAACCAGAAAACAAGACAGCTCCGGCTGCAGTGGCTGCTTTTTCTAAAAAGATTGCAGCGGCAGATGGTGTTATTATTGCAACACCTGAGTATAATCATACTATTCCTGCCCCCTTGGCCTCAGCTCTAGAGTGGATTGCCTATACCAGTCGAGTTCTTGTTAATAAACCAGTTATGATTGTGGGCTGTTCGCTAGGTGCTCTTGGAACATCGCGTGCTCAAGCTCACTTGCGCCAAATCTTAGATGCACCAGAATTGAAGGCACGTGTCATGCCGGGAACCGAATTTTTCCTAGGCCACTCTGAACACGTCTTGGATGATGACTTTAATCTCAATAATCCGGAAAAAACAGCTGAGCTGGAGGAGCATTTCACAGAATTTCAGGACTTTGTGACCGTCACAAATCAAATTGTCAGACAAGCTGATACAGATCGCAAAAAGGCATTTGCATGGGAAGCAGGTGAATAA
- a CDS encoding flavocytochrome c encodes MKLIAIVGTNAKQSYNRMLLQFMKRHFVQKADIDIMEIADVPMFNETEDQTDLPAIQNFNTKISQADGVIIATPEHNHTIPSSLNSLLEWLSFKVHPLDGKPLMIVGASYDVQGSSRAQLHLRQILDAPGVNAAVMPGSEFLLGRAHQAFDEAGNLKSEATVDFLESCFFKFLRFVQVANQLNEPEEVSFEAGTYQVTTQGHNGKLPMTVTLSEDKIEKIDIDSSGESSGIADIVFTRIPNEILEGQTLNVDAVSGASVTSNGVLDGVARAIQLAGGNPDVLRKRPKAPSALDKEDKTYGTDVVVVGGGGAGLAAAARVLQAGKQVMVLEKFPALGGNTVRSGGLLNAADPEWQKTFPANPGEAHNLSELIQTDEASIAAEYLADFKELKQQVTNYLKDPSYLFDSNILHRIQTYIGGKRTDRNGCEVYGNYDLVKVLTDKDLDSVHWLADIGVDFDRSEVSMPVGALWRRSHKPKQPMGYAFIEALDTYIRKNGGTILTDTEVTDFILENGLIKGVLAKGRNGQTITVHAKAVILASGGFGANTKMLQQYNTYWSNIDDNIQTTNSPAITGDGIRLGQSIGAALVDMGFSQMMPVSDPNTGAIFSGLQVPPANFVMVNKEGKRFVDEYGSRDTLSKAAIDNGGLFYLIADENIKATAMNTSNEKIEEQVAAGTLYRADTLESLAEQIGVDPATLVETINNYNSYVEAGYDPEFDKGAFDLKVEKAPFYATPRKPATHHTMGGLKIDTQAHVIKEDGNKIPSLYAAGEVTGGIHAGNRLGGNALADIFTFGRIAAETAVTECCQ; translated from the coding sequence ATGAAATTAATTGCTATTGTTGGGACCAATGCTAAGCAATCATATAATCGAATGTTACTGCAATTCATGAAGAGACATTTTGTTCAAAAGGCTGATATTGACATCATGGAAATTGCTGATGTTCCAATGTTCAATGAAACGGAGGACCAAACGGATTTACCTGCTATCCAAAACTTTAACACTAAAATCAGCCAAGCTGACGGAGTAATTATTGCAACGCCCGAACACAACCACACCATTCCATCAAGTCTAAACAGCCTTTTAGAATGGCTGTCCTTTAAAGTGCATCCCCTAGATGGCAAACCCCTTATGATTGTTGGGGCTTCTTATGATGTGCAAGGATCTTCTCGAGCGCAATTGCATTTACGGCAGATTTTAGATGCTCCGGGTGTCAATGCGGCCGTCATGCCGGGCAGTGAATTTTTACTGGGACGCGCCCATCAGGCTTTTGACGAAGCAGGCAACCTCAAGTCAGAAGCAACAGTTGATTTTCTAGAGTCTTGCTTCTTCAAATTCTTACGGTTTGTGCAAGTGGCTAATCAATTGAATGAACCAGAAGAGGTAAGCTTTGAAGCGGGGACTTATCAGGTGACAACTCAAGGGCATAATGGCAAATTGCCAATGACTGTTACCTTATCAGAAGATAAAATTGAAAAGATTGATATTGATAGTTCCGGAGAGTCCTCAGGAATAGCCGATATTGTCTTTACACGGATCCCAAATGAGATATTGGAAGGTCAGACTTTGAATGTAGATGCTGTGTCAGGAGCGTCGGTGACCAGCAACGGTGTTTTAGATGGGGTTGCCAGAGCAATTCAGTTGGCAGGAGGCAATCCGGATGTTTTGCGGAAACGTCCGAAGGCACCCTCAGCCTTGGATAAAGAGGATAAGACTTACGGCACAGATGTGGTTGTCGTAGGTGGAGGTGGGGCCGGTTTAGCAGCAGCAGCTCGAGTGCTGCAAGCAGGTAAGCAAGTGATGGTGCTTGAAAAGTTCCCTGCTCTTGGAGGTAATACTGTACGTTCTGGTGGCTTATTAAATGCAGCAGATCCTGAATGGCAAAAGACTTTTCCCGCTAATCCCGGGGAAGCTCATAATCTTTCCGAGCTGATTCAAACAGATGAAGCCAGTATCGCAGCAGAATATTTAGCCGACTTTAAAGAATTAAAGCAGCAAGTAACTAACTACTTGAAAGATCCAAGCTATTTATTTGATTCTAATATTCTCCATCGGATTCAAACCTATATTGGTGGCAAAAGAACTGACCGTAATGGTTGTGAAGTCTATGGCAATTATGACCTTGTAAAGGTGTTAACAGATAAGGATCTTGATTCCGTCCATTGGTTAGCGGATATTGGTGTTGATTTTGACCGCTCTGAAGTTAGTATGCCAGTAGGGGCTTTATGGCGTCGCTCTCACAAACCTAAACAACCGATGGGTTATGCTTTTATTGAAGCTTTGGATACCTATATTCGCAAGAATGGTGGTACTATTTTAACGGATACTGAAGTCACAGATTTTATTTTGGAAAATGGTCTTATTAAGGGAGTACTTGCTAAAGGCCGCAATGGACAAACCATTACCGTCCATGCCAAAGCAGTTATTTTGGCTTCTGGTGGTTTTGGTGCCAATACTAAGATGTTACAACAATACAATACTTACTGGAGTAATATTGATGATAATATTCAAACAACGAATTCACCAGCTATAACAGGTGATGGCATTCGCTTAGGGCAAAGTATTGGTGCCGCTCTTGTTGATATGGGCTTCAGCCAAATGATGCCAGTGTCAGACCCGAATACGGGAGCCATTTTCTCAGGCTTACAAGTTCCACCGGCAAACTTTGTTATGGTTAATAAAGAAGGCAAACGTTTTGTGGATGAATATGGCAGTCGTGATACGCTTTCTAAAGCTGCGATTGATAATGGAGGTCTCTTCTATCTAATTGCTGATGAAAATATCAAAGCTACTGCCATGAATACCAGCAATGAAAAAATTGAAGAACAAGTTGCAGCAGGAACGCTTTATCGTGCTGATACTTTAGAAAGTTTGGCAGAGCAAATTGGTGTGGATCCCGCTACCCTTGTGGAAACCATCAACAATTACAATTCCTATGTCGAAGCGGGCTATGATCCTGAGTTTGATAAAGGAGCTTTTGATCTCAAGGTTGAAAAGGCACCGTTTTATGCAACACCTCGAAAACCAGCAACCCATCATACGATGGGCGGTTTAAAGATCGATACACAAGCTCATGTTATTAAAGAAGATGGCAATAAGATTCCATCTCTTTACGCTGCTGGGGAAGTGACAGGCGGTATTCACGCCGGCAATCGCTTAGGCGGTAATGCCTTAGCTGATATCTTTACTTTTGGGCGTATTGCAGCAGAAACAGCTGTAACAGAATGCTGCCAATAA
- the mvk gene encoding mevalonate kinase — MGEHAVVYGQPAIAIPFSAVETVAEVKEDGEALTVTCEFYDGLVHKMPEILESLKHAIRFSLYRIGAPQDPAIHIDIHSTIPAERGMGSSAAVAVAIARSLFNFYGKVLTDKELWEIVQSSEKIAHGNPSGIDTVTTSGKSPVFFVKDQPIEQLSINMDAYLIVADTGQTGQTLKAIQSVKTLLNKAAYQIDNLSDPKQAIKELGQLTKLAKEALLDNHILELGEVMNQAHQLLASLTVSNQTLDRLAQVARQAGALGAKLTGGGRGGCLIALAKDKEDAEKIARTLLEQGAKQAWCQYLGNL, encoded by the coding sequence ATGGGGGAGCATGCTGTCGTTTATGGACAGCCAGCCATTGCTATCCCTTTTTCTGCTGTTGAGACCGTGGCAGAAGTTAAAGAAGATGGCGAAGCCTTAACAGTTACCTGCGAATTTTATGACGGTCTTGTTCATAAGATGCCTGAAATTTTGGAAAGTCTCAAGCATGCCATTCGTTTTTCCCTTTATCGTATTGGAGCACCGCAAGATCCAGCCATTCATATTGATATTCACTCTACCATTCCTGCTGAACGTGGAATGGGGTCAAGTGCAGCAGTGGCTGTAGCTATTGCTAGAAGTCTTTTTAACTTTTATGGTAAGGTATTAACGGATAAGGAATTATGGGAAATTGTTCAATCATCAGAAAAGATTGCACATGGTAATCCTTCTGGGATTGATACCGTAACGACTAGTGGCAAATCTCCAGTTTTTTTTGTTAAAGATCAGCCTATTGAACAGTTGTCAATCAATATGGATGCCTATTTGATTGTTGCTGACACTGGTCAGACTGGTCAGACCTTAAAAGCTATTCAATCGGTAAAAACACTTCTTAACAAAGCAGCTTATCAAATTGATAACCTTTCAGATCCTAAGCAAGCCATTAAGGAATTGGGTCAATTGACAAAATTGGCAAAGGAAGCTCTATTAGATAATCACATTTTAGAATTAGGCGAAGTGATGAATCAAGCCCACCAACTTTTAGCAAGTCTAACGGTTTCCAATCAAACCTTGGACAGATTGGCTCAAGTTGCTAGACAAGCAGGAGCTTTGGGAGCCAAATTAACAGGTGGCGGCCGAGGTGGTTGTCTCATTGCTCTCGCAAAAGATAAAGAGGACGCAGAAAAGATAGCAAGAACCTTATTAGAACAAGGTGCTAAGCAAGCATGGTGCCAATATTTAGGAAATCTCTAA
- a CDS encoding metal ABC transporter ATP-binding protein has product MTYERSQNVKDKNLSVSYRDHLALENISLEIPDATITGIIGPNGAGKSTLFKGILDMIDHEGTSFIDGKMLSQNLGSISYVEQKADIDYNFPIKVKECVSLGLFSKVKPLSTLKKQDWQCVQEALSQVDLAGYANRQISQLSGGQFQRMLLARCLVQDADYIFLDEPFVGIDIISEEMIVELLQRLKKEGKTILIIHHDLSKVKAYFDHVLLLNKKALAFGQTETVFTQENLTKTYQSQFVMAGDAS; this is encoded by the coding sequence ATTACTTATGAAAGGAGCCAAAATGTTAAGGATAAAAATTTAAGCGTTTCTTATCGTGATCATCTTGCTTTAGAGAATATATCTTTAGAAATTCCCGATGCAACAATTACGGGTATTATTGGCCCCAATGGTGCGGGCAAGTCAACCTTGTTTAAAGGGATACTTGACATGATTGATCATGAAGGGACAAGTTTTATTGATGGTAAAATGTTAAGCCAAAATCTAGGAAGTATTTCCTATGTTGAACAGAAAGCGGATATTGATTACAATTTTCCCATTAAAGTTAAGGAATGCGTTTCTTTAGGTTTATTTTCAAAAGTCAAACCCTTATCAACCTTGAAAAAACAAGATTGGCAATGTGTTCAAGAAGCGCTTTCTCAGGTTGATTTGGCAGGCTATGCCAATAGGCAGATTAGTCAACTTTCAGGAGGTCAGTTTCAACGTATGCTATTGGCGCGTTGTTTGGTACAAGATGCTGATTATATTTTTTTAGATGAGCCTTTTGTAGGAATTGATATTATCAGTGAGGAAATGATTGTGGAACTGTTACAAAGGCTCAAGAAAGAAGGAAAGACCATTTTAATTATTCATCATGACTTGAGCAAGGTCAAAGCTTACTTTGATCATGTGCTGCTTTTGAATAAAAAAGCCCTTGCCTTTGGTCAGACAGAAACTGTTTTTACACAGGAAAATCTGACCAAAACGTATCAATCACAATTTGTAATGGCAGGTGATGCTTCATGA